A segment of the Paraburkholderia fungorum genome:
AGCCGATCCATTCTACCGGCATGTTTAAGCGCTTGCCGGAGCCGTCAGATTCAGCGCTCACGCGTTGGATTTTCGAAACTTGATGCGAGCGCAAAGCTCATGCACCGCAGCAATCCAGATGCGCGTGCTCGAGCTGTTGAAGCCTGTCCGCCATCCAATTAAATGGGCTTTGAATTGTGTTCGAGTGTGGACTATTCTCAAAGTGAACCGGCTGGATTTATCGATTACCGCAAGGGCCGCGGGCATGCTGTAGAGGCCGGTTCTGTCGCCGTGAGAGGGCGAGGAGGCGCATCATGAAACTGCTGAGAACAAGCCACCCATTACGTCACGCGCATCATGCGCACCATGCGCATCACGTCGGACACGAGGGTAGCCATGTCATGCTGCCACTCGTGGTGATCTCGGTAATGGCGATCGCCTTGTACATGGGGGTGCGCAATATCGACTTTTCCGAGCTGGGTCGGAGCGCGCTATTCGATGTAACGATGCTGTGTGTCGCGCTGGGCATCGCGGGACTATTCGGCGTCGTCGGAGCTTGGGTGCGCTCCAGCGGCGACGCCACGGATGAAGGCGAGGGCTTCTGCTTCGTCGGAGCGTTGATCGGTGCCGTCGTCTTCTACGTGGCGGTTTTCAGTTGAACGCAGCGGGGTGCGTCACGCGATACGCGCGGCTTCGTCGAACGAGAAACGCGGGCTGCGCGCGAACAGCTTTGCCGGATCGCCATAGCCGAGATTGATCAGGAAGTTCGACTTCACGGTCGTGCCGGCAAAGAACGCTTCGTCCACCTTGACCGCGTCGAAGCCGGACATCGGGCCGGCATCCAGACCCAGCGCACGGGCGGCGAGAATCAGATAGCCGCCTTGCAGCGTCGAGTTGCGAAACGCGGTATCGGCGATTGCCTTGTCATTGCCCGCAAACCAGCTGCGCGCGTCCGCGTGCGGAAACAGTCTCGGCAGATGCTCGTAAAACGCCATGTCCATTGCGACGATCGCCGTCACGGGCGCAGCCATCGTTTTGTCGAGATTGCCGGGCGACAGCGCGGGTCGCAGCTTTTCCTTCGCTTCCGGCGATTTCACGAACACGAAGCGAGCCGGGCTCGAATTGGCCGAAGTCGGGCCCAGCAGGGTGAGTTCGACAAGTTGCCTGAGCAGCGCATCATCGACGGTTTTCGGCTGCCAGTCGTTATGTGTGCGCGCTTCGCGAAAGAGCTGGTCGAGTGCCTGGTCTGAGAGAGTCATGAGAGGGCTTTTGATGTTGAGAATGAAGAGAGAGTGCGCCGAATGACAGCGCAAGGCATGCTGTGCCGTTGCCGCCATAATAGCCGGGGTTTTCACCCCGTAAGCGCTGTTCGCGCGATCGAATCCGGCATCTGATCATGGATCTTTTCAACGACCTGCCGACGCCCGACGTCGACTGGTATCCCGACTGGCTCGAGCCCGCCACTGCAACGCGTCTCCTGACGCAACTCGTCGAAGAGGTCGCGTGGCGACAGGACACGATGGGCACGCCCGCCGGCCGCGTTCCGCTGCCCCGGCTGACCGCCTGGCAGGGCGAATCCGGCGCGGTCTATGTTTATTCGGGCATTCGCAACGTGCCGCAACCGTGGACGCCGGCCGTGGCCGAACTCAAAGCCGCCGCCGAGGAGTCAAGCCGCGCGCGCTTTAACAGTGTGCTGATCAACCGCTATCGCAGCGGCAATGACAGCATGGGCTGGCATGCGGACAAAGAACCCGAACTCGGTACTCATCCCGTAATCGCGTCGGTCAGTCTCGGCACGCCGCGTACCTTCGATTTGCGGCACAACAAATCCGGTGTCGTGCAGTCTTTCTCGCTGAAGGACGGCAGCCTGCTGGTGATGAAGGGCAACACGCAGGCGGAGTGGCGGCATCGGGTTCCGAAAGAGCCGCGCGTGGCCGGCGAGCGCATCAACCTGACGTTTCGATGGGTCACGCCGCGAGCCGTCATCGCCCGGTCGTAATCGATCGAAATATGCGCAGCAGGTAAGCACATAAAAAGCCCGGCCAGCCGGTTGCACGGCCTGCACAGCGTCAATTGCCCAAACCACGCGTAGGCTCAAGGCCACCCCGACTTCGATCCCGCCCGCTATACCAAAATTGATATCGCGGATGCGAATCATATGATTGGACGGGTAACGCCCCGCACACTACGCTACAGCACGATCCATGCACCTTGAGGGCCGCAAGGGCTGGGCAGGGCTGGGTCGCCTACACAACAAAGATCAGGAGACAAGTCATGGCGAATAAACGACGTGCCGCATGTCGTGCGTTGGGCGCACTCGCACTTTCCGCGGGCATCGGCGCGCTGACGCTGGCCACGCCGGGCGCATACGCGCAAGACAAGCAGATCACCCTCGGTTTTGCGCAGGTCGGCGCGGAAAGCGCATGGCGAACCGCGAATACCGAGTCGGTCAAATCCGCTGCCGCGGACGCGAAAATCAAGCTCAAATTCTCCGACGCCCAGCAGAAGCAGGAAAACCAGATCAAGGCGATCCGCTCGTACATCGCACAAAAAGTGGATGTGATCGCGTTCTCGCCGGTGGTCGAATCGGGCTGGGAGCCGGTACTGCGCGAGGCGAAGGCTGCGAATATTCCCGTGATCCTGACCGACCGTAACATCGACGTGAAAGACACGTCGCTGTACGTGACAATGATCGGCTCGGACTTCATGGAGGAAGGCCGCCGCGGTGGTCATTGGCTCGCAGATCACTATAAAAACGATCAAGGTCCCGTTAACATCGCCGAACTTCAGGGAACTGTCGGTTCCGCGCCCGCGAATGACCGCCACTCCGGTCTGATCGAAGTGATCAAGAGCGATCCCAAATTCAAGATCATTGCGTCGCAAAGCGGTGACTTCACGCTGGCCGGCGGCAAGCAGGTCATGGAAGCGTTTATAAAAACTTACGGAAATAAAATAAATGTAGTTTATGCGCATAACGACGACATGGCGCTCGGCGCAATCCAGGCCATGGAAGAGGCTGGCATGCATCCGGGCAAGGACATCACTGTCGTTTCGTTCGATGCCACCAAGGGCGGGTTCCAGGCCATGGCCGCAGGCAAGATGAACGTCGACGTGGAATGCAGCCCGCTGCTCGGACCGCAACTGATGTCGGCGGTCAAGGATGTCGTCGCCGGCAAGCAACTGCCGAAGCGCATTCTCACGGAAGAGACGGTGTTCCCGATGAGCGTCGCCGCGCAGACATTGCCGACGCGCAAATACTGAAGCGGACACTGCCACG
Coding sequences within it:
- a CDS encoding ABC transporter substrate-binding protein, which produces MANKRRAACRALGALALSAGIGALTLATPGAYAQDKQITLGFAQVGAESAWRTANTESVKSAAADAKIKLKFSDAQQKQENQIKAIRSYIAQKVDVIAFSPVVESGWEPVLREAKAANIPVILTDRNIDVKDTSLYVTMIGSDFMEEGRRGGHWLADHYKNDQGPVNIAELQGTVGSAPANDRHSGLIEVIKSDPKFKIIASQSGDFTLAGGKQVMEAFIKTYGNKINVVYAHNDDMALGAIQAMEEAGMHPGKDITVVSFDATKGGFQAMAAGKMNVDVECSPLLGPQLMSAVKDVVAGKQLPKRILTEETVFPMSVAAQTLPTRKY
- a CDS encoding malonic semialdehyde reductase → MTLSDQALDQLFREARTHNDWQPKTVDDALLRQLVELTLLGPTSANSSPARFVFVKSPEAKEKLRPALSPGNLDKTMAAPVTAIVAMDMAFYEHLPRLFPHADARSWFAGNDKAIADTAFRNSTLQGGYLILAARALGLDAGPMSGFDAVKVDEAFFAGTTVKSNFLINLGYGDPAKLFARSPRFSFDEAARIA
- a CDS encoding alpha-ketoglutarate-dependent dioxygenase AlkB family protein — protein: MDLFNDLPTPDVDWYPDWLEPATATRLLTQLVEEVAWRQDTMGTPAGRVPLPRLTAWQGESGAVYVYSGIRNVPQPWTPAVAELKAAAEESSRARFNSVLINRYRSGNDSMGWHADKEPELGTHPVIASVSLGTPRTFDLRHNKSGVVQSFSLKDGSLLVMKGNTQAEWRHRVPKEPRVAGERINLTFRWVTPRAVIARS